CCCTTCGCCTCCAACCTGTTGATACGGGTATTGCGAAAAACACAGGAAACATACAGCTTCGACCTTGTCGCCTATCAGATCATGGATAATCATTTTCATTTTATCATTCAAACAAGGGAGAACGAGGCATCCATCTCGACAATAATCCAGTACATTAAAGCGCGCTTTGCCGAAAACTACAACCGGGCGCGCGGAAGATGCGGCCCGTTCTGGAATGAGCGGTTCAAGGACACCGTGATCGAGCTGTCGGACAAACCCATGGTGTACCTGTTATGGTTGCTCTGGTATCTTGCCTTCAATCCGGTGAGGAAAAACCTGGCATCCAATCCGCGCGTCTATCCATATGGCAGCATCAGGAGCTATCTCGAAGAAGAGTACAATTCGCCTTTGAAGATAACGTTTCATGAATATTTTCTCGCGCTGGGCGATATTTTCGCGGACCGGGTGAAGGCATTTCTCTATTACGAGGAAGCGTACCGTCGGCGATTGGCGCTGCTTTTTTAACTTACCGACGACAGCCAATCATAACGAATCCGGTCGAACCGGGCCTCTGCTCCGACCGGCAGACTTATTCCGTTTACATTTACGGATACTGTCAGTACCGTGCGCGTTTTATTCTACCGAACATTCTTTCCTGGAATCTTAGCACTTCGTTTAAGAGAAAAGCGACTGGATCGGTTTTATGTAGAGAGCAAATAGCTACAAAAATCACTGATATGACGCACGTTGCAAAAGAAGTTCGAAAAGGGGAATATTAGGGTCAGAGCCATTTTCATGCTCTGACCATTATGCAGCTCACCAGGGGTCAGAGCCCTACTAAAAGCACCCCCTCGGCCCCTACAAAAAAGAGCGCGGCAAACGCCGCGCTCTTCCGTACGTACAGACAGGAATGAAAGCTTAGAACTTAACTTCCGTCTTCACCCACAGGGTGTTGTCCCTGGCCGTTTCCTTTCCACCGCCAACAAGCTTCGCTTCAAGCTTCTGGGCCTGATACACGACCATCGCCTGGACGGCCTTGTTGAACTGGTACCCGAGACCGGCATAGTAGGTGGTACCATCGACATCCTGAATAAAACCTCCAGTTGCGGCATCACTCTCGGTTGCACCAACAGCATAC
The nucleotide sequence above comes from Spirochaetota bacterium. Encoded proteins:
- a CDS encoding transposase, translated to MPRPKRITTPGVTHHVFCRCIEKKTLLRTPFASNLLIRVLRKTQETYSFDLVAYQIMDNHFHFIIQTRENEASISTIIQYIKARFAENYNRARGRCGPFWNERFKDTVIELSDKPMVYLLWLLWYLAFNPVRKNLASNPRVYPYGSIRSYLEEEYNSPLKITFHEYFLALGDIFADRVKAFLYYEEAYRRRLALLF